The region TCGATGGGCCGCCAGTCCCAGTCGTGGTGCAGCAAGCTGGCGCTGTGATCGCCCCGGCGCTGGTGGTAGACCATCTCCTCCCCGTACTTGTTCATCCAGAACGAGATGTAGTCGGTCGTGTCGAACACCTGCCCGCTGAGCTCGCTCAACGCCAACCGCAGCTGCCCGCGTTCGGCCACGTACTCGCGCATCCTCCCCACGAACAGCGGCATCGACGCCTCACTCAGCACATCGGTCCGCGAGATCGCGATCGAACGGAGCACTTCCCCGTCAGCTCTGGCGCGGCGGAGCTGCTGCGACGCATTCGCCCAGTACAACTGGTCCGTACCGGGGTCGTGGACGACGCACACGACCGGGACGTTGGACTTGAGCCACGAACTGCCGTGACGTCCGACCTTGACCCGGTACCCGCCTCCCGCGCGGTACGAGACGCCGCCCTTGACCTGGACGGCAATGGTGTCCCCGGTGGTTCGTCCGCCCTCGACGAACCGGACGTACAGATCTTCGCCGAAGTCGTTGTGGCCATCGATCTTCTGAACGATGTGGGAGTGCTCCTGCATGAGGGCGGTCACGCGGTTGACCGCGCGATCCTCGATGATCCTCTTCGGGTCGACGCTGCTCAACTTCTCCACCGTTCAGGGGACGCGCCCGGTTTGGTGGCAGCGGGCGCGGATGCGCTTGATCTTGCCCGGCCGGTCCGCTGATGATCCACCGCTGGAAGCCGCGCGGGAACGGGTCGGTCGGGTCCAGCAAGTACTGGGACATGCCCGGTTGTCCAGGCTCGGCCGACAACGTCCCCAGTACGGCGGTGTGGTCGGCTAAGGAATTGGCGGTCAGGCGGCCGGTGAAGCGGGTGACGATGAAGGAGTCGTTGACGAAGTCCTGGTGCGAAGGGCGTTCGCCGCGGGCGTGCAGTTGGGCCATCCGGGCGCAGGCTCCCGGCCCGCACGGGGAACGGTCGAACCAGCCGGGGTGGATGGCCATCGCTTTGCGCGAGTGGGCACCGGCGTGGTCGGGTGCGGTGAACTGGTCGACACCCAGCACCCCGCCCCGCCCGCACACCGCTCACGACCGGGCACCCTGCCCCATCCGCGAGCCCACTTGCCGAGCGGACCGCGACCGGGGAGGGTGGTCGGGTGGGTGCTGCCGAACAACGCGACGGTGTGTCGCTGACCAACCTGGACCAGGCGCTGTTCGACGGTGCCGACGCCACCAAACGCGACCTGGTCGACTACCTCGACGCCGTGCGCGACCGGATCCTGCCCGGACTGGCCGGACGGCCGCTGTCCGTCGTGCGCGTGCTGCGCGGCCAGGACCCGTTCATGCAGAAGAACGTCCCCAAGTACACACCGGACTTCGTCAAGACCACTCCGGTGTGGGCGGACGCGTCCAAGCGGCAGATCAACTACGCCCTGTGCGACGACCGCAAGACCCTGCTGTGGTTCGGGAACCAACGCGCCGTGGAGTACCACGTCCCGCTCAGCCTCGTGGACGACCGCGAGCACCCCCAGTACGTCGTCCTCGACCTCGACCCGCCCGAGGGCGAGCCGTTCGGCGCGGTGGTCGGCGCGGCCCGCCTGGTCCACCGGGCGCTGACCGACGCGGGCCTGTCCGGCGCGGTGAAGACCAGCGGTGCCAAGGGTTTGCACATCTTCGTGCCGATCACGGCGAGCGATGACGACGCGGCCGCCGCAACCCGCGCGCTGGCCGCCCGCGCCGAGCGGATCGACCCCGCGATCGCCACCACCGCCTACATCCGCGAGGAGCGCGAGGGCAAGGTGTTCCTCGATTCGACGCGCGCGTACGGCGCGACGGTCGTCGCCGCCTACAGCCCCCGGATCCGCCCCGGCACGCCGGTGTCGTTCCCGGTGTCGTGGGACGACCTCGACCAGGTCACGCCACGCGACTTCACCCTGCGCACGGCCGTGGACCTGCTCGGCGACGCCGACCCGTGGGCGTCCGCGCTGCCCGCGCCACAGGCGCTGCCCGAGGACCTCGTGGCCGAGGGCCGGGAGATCCCGGTCGCCCGGGTCGTCGCGATGCACGAGGGCAAGCGCCGCGCACGGGCCCGTCGGGCCGAAGGCTCGGAGTGACCGGTTAGCCAGAAACAGCTACCCGGAGACGGCTACCCGGAGACGGGCTCCAGCCAGTTGTAGTGGCCGGGCTGCCCCATCCGCTCCCAGCGGCTCCACCCGGTGCCCGGGTAGTACCAGGGGCCCGGCTCGTCGCGGTCGAGGCGGTCGTAGGTGATCACCGCGTCACGGGCCGTCTTGCACTCCGGGTGCTCCGCGGCGAACCGCACGACCCTCGGACGCACGGCGAACGTCCACTCCCGCACCGGAGTGGCCTGGTCGTCGGTGAGCCACCAGGTGCACCAGTCGGTCTCGCCCCAGTGCAGGCTCGTGGCCCAGTGGCAGGCCAGGCGCACCACACCGGCGTCGGCGGCCGGGCCCGTCAGCGCGTCCACGCGGGCCAACCACGGCCGCAGGTCGTCGTGGACACAGGCCAGTCCGCAGAGCAG is a window of Saccharothrix espanaensis DSM 44229 DNA encoding:
- a CDS encoding DUF4365 domain-containing protein, yielding MSSVDPKRIIEDRAVNRVTALMQEHSHIVQKIDGHNDFGEDLYVRFVEGGRTTGDTIAVQVKGGVSYRAGGGYRVKVGRHGSSWLKSNVPVVCVVHDPGTDQLYWANASQQLRRARADGEVLRSIAISRTDVLSEASMPLFVGRMREYVAERGQLRLALSELSGQVFDTTDYISFWMNKYGEEMVYHQRRGDHSASLLHHDWDWRPIEITPEALTRGDRYAALGLTTLAELADFLGNAERGHLAEQLPEVGLRSFVDTPPVVGDTFIVNQGELAWLRACADASRSWRSAPALPDV
- a CDS encoding DNA polymerase domain-containing protein — its product is MGAAEQRDGVSLTNLDQALFDGADATKRDLVDYLDAVRDRILPGLAGRPLSVVRVLRGQDPFMQKNVPKYTPDFVKTTPVWADASKRQINYALCDDRKTLLWFGNQRAVEYHVPLSLVDDREHPQYVVLDLDPPEGEPFGAVVGAARLVHRALTDAGLSGAVKTSGAKGLHIFVPITASDDDAAAATRALAARAERIDPAIATTAYIREEREGKVFLDSTRAYGATVVAAYSPRIRPGTPVSFPVSWDDLDQVTPRDFTLRTAVDLLGDADPWASALPAPQALPEDLVAEGREIPVARVVAMHEGKRRARARRAEGSE